A part of Candidatus Binatus sp. genomic DNA contains:
- a CDS encoding DUF4340 domain-containing protein yields the protein MRPRNTIIALILFALIGGYAFIMARYSVPEEHRKLINLKPEQMAEIELKSADRDILIRREKGKPWVLVKPIGSDADQFQCNNLAHAISETELVRTVEEKPTNLEPFALAKPTTVVTVKTFDGKALPSIEIGKNAPVGFNAYVKMSNSPAVLLTSSVFPTGMNKTVNDLRNKDLVTFKMDDVQKLILTRDNGETIEVDRDGAGWKVVKPAAYAADEAVVRQVLNTLVSARVADFIADAPASVAQYGLEKPHLTATAMLKNGGQQSVLFGFKQTEQGKGGIYVRRGERASVYAVPAYVMTSANKSILELRDKTALKFEPSAVESVAIKTKDGNFTLKRAAGGKWDVIEGGQTSPADVAVVERLLSELKGLKGASIIADPMPNAAPFGLDNPAVEITLTGKDGKQIGDLKAAMLSIKPSSPPLPGESPKPRIEHYLSTGASKAVYTLSDYYYSQLDNPASIYKARTQPTPAPK from the coding sequence ATGCGGCCTCGCAACACCATCATCGCGCTGATCCTGTTCGCCCTTATCGGCGGCTACGCGTTCATCATGGCGCGCTATTCCGTCCCGGAAGAGCATCGCAAGCTGATCAATCTGAAGCCCGAGCAGATGGCGGAGATCGAGCTCAAGTCCGCCGATCGCGACATCCTGATTCGGCGCGAGAAGGGCAAGCCGTGGGTGCTGGTGAAGCCAATCGGCAGCGACGCCGACCAGTTCCAGTGCAACAATCTCGCGCACGCGATCTCCGAAACTGAACTGGTGCGAACCGTCGAGGAAAAACCGACCAACCTCGAACCCTTTGCACTCGCCAAGCCCACCACCGTCGTCACGGTGAAGACTTTCGACGGCAAGGCGCTGCCATCGATCGAGATCGGCAAGAATGCGCCGGTCGGCTTCAATGCCTACGTCAAGATGTCCAACAGTCCGGCGGTGCTGCTGACGTCGTCGGTGTTCCCGACCGGGATGAACAAGACCGTCAATGATCTGCGCAACAAGGATCTGGTCACGTTCAAAATGGACGATGTCCAGAAATTGATCCTGACGCGCGACAATGGCGAAACGATCGAAGTCGATCGCGACGGCGCGGGCTGGAAGGTCGTCAAGCCCGCCGCTTATGCCGCCGACGAAGCCGTAGTCCGCCAGGTGCTCAATACGCTGGTGAGCGCTCGAGTCGCGGACTTTATCGCGGATGCGCCTGCGAGCGTCGCGCAGTACGGCCTCGAAAAACCACATCTGACGGCCACTGCGATGCTGAAAAACGGCGGGCAGCAATCGGTGCTGTTTGGCTTCAAGCAGACCGAGCAGGGCAAGGGTGGTATCTACGTTCGCCGCGGCGAGCGCGCATCCGTGTACGCCGTCCCCGCCTACGTGATGACCAGCGCGAACAAATCGATTCTCGAATTACGCGACAAAACCGCGCTCAAGTTCGAGCCGTCGGCAGTCGAGAGCGTTGCGATCAAGACCAAGGACGGCAATTTCACCCTGAAGCGCGCGGCCGGCGGCAAATGGGATGTGATCGAAGGCGGGCAAACCTCGCCCGCCGATGTCGCCGTCGTCGAGCGTTTGCTGAGCGAACTCAAAGGTTTGAAAGGCGCGTCGATCATCGCCGATCCGATGCCGAATGCAGCGCCCTTTGGCCTCGACAATCCAGCCGTCGAAATCACGCTGACCGGCAAGGACGGCAAGCAAATCGGCGATCTCAAGGCCGCGATGCTCTCGATTAAGCCTTCGAGTCCGCCGCTGCCGGGTGAGTCGCCCAAACCGCGCATCGAGCACTACTTGAGCACCGGCGCGTCGAAGGCGGTGTACACGCTGAGCGATTATTACTATTCGCAGCTCGACAATCCGGCGTCGATTTACAAGGCGCGCACGCAGCCCACTCCCGCCCCGAAATAA
- a CDS encoding GNAT family N-acetyltransferase, with protein MALRKHREGELVIEQTRDIARLRTLLDSGGMITAGIEWPAACYLLAFYGDEAIGAIGVEPQIDAALIRSLYVIESMRRSGIGAALVAAARKAAHTRGARHLYLFSTEAGQFFMRLGFERVAMPQLLDALSCVPEVEYYRARPDELAREIAFHLDISRDGLIER; from the coding sequence ATGGCGCTGAGGAAGCATCGCGAGGGTGAACTCGTAATCGAGCAGACGCGGGATATCGCGCGCCTGCGCACGCTTCTCGACAGCGGCGGCATGATCACGGCTGGAATCGAATGGCCGGCGGCGTGCTACCTGCTCGCATTCTACGGCGACGAGGCGATCGGCGCGATCGGAGTCGAGCCGCAAATCGATGCGGCGCTGATTCGCTCGCTCTACGTGATCGAATCGATGCGGCGGAGCGGAATCGGCGCCGCGCTGGTAGCCGCCGCGCGCAAAGCCGCGCACACTCGCGGCGCGCGCCATCTTTATTTGTTCAGCACCGAGGCTGGCCAATTCTTCATGCGATTGGGCTTCGAACGTGTCGCGATGCCGCAACTGCTCGACGCGCTGAGCTGCGTGCCCGAGGTCGAATACTATCGCGCGCGGCCGGACGAGCTTGCGCGCGAAATCGCATTCCATCTCGACATCTCGCGCGACGGCCTGATCGAGCGATAG
- the acpS gene encoding holo-ACP synthase, with protein MAQIAGTGIDVIEVDRIERALTRPLTGDRFRMRVYTPGEVEYCESRGRPRYQSYAARFAAKEAAMKAMGTGWNRNVGWSEIEVVRERGKAPTIVLSGKAAAFARRKQISGFHLSITHTAKEAIAHVIAES; from the coding sequence ATGGCGCAAATCGCTGGCACCGGAATCGACGTGATCGAAGTGGACCGAATCGAGCGCGCGCTCACGCGACCGCTCACCGGCGACCGCTTCCGGATGCGCGTGTACACGCCGGGCGAAGTCGAGTATTGCGAATCGCGCGGACGCCCGCGCTACCAGAGCTATGCCGCGCGCTTCGCCGCGAAGGAAGCTGCGATGAAAGCGATGGGCACTGGATGGAATCGCAACGTCGGATGGAGCGAGATCGAGGTCGTGCGCGAGCGCGGCAAGGCGCCGACGATCGTGCTGTCGGGCAAGGCGGCTGCGTTTGCGCGCCGCAAGCAGATCAGCGGCTTCCACCTGAGCATCACGCACACGGCGAAGGAAGCGATCGCGCACGTGATCGCGGAGTCGTGA
- a CDS encoding ferredoxin encodes MLSITVNKTRCIGSGDCVETAPGVFQLDDEGKSQVVNPTGAADSSIVAAARSCPVKAITVVDGDTQLYPIPKK; translated from the coding sequence ATGCTTTCGATCACCGTGAACAAAACCAGATGCATCGGCAGCGGCGATTGCGTCGAGACCGCGCCCGGGGTGTTTCAGCTTGACGACGAAGGAAAATCGCAGGTCGTGAATCCGACCGGCGCCGCCGATTCGTCGATCGTCGCGGCTGCGCGCTCATGCCCGGTCAAGGCAATCACCGTCGTCGACGGCGACACGCAACTCTATCCAATCCCGAAAAAGTGA